Proteins from one Mucilaginibacter jinjuensis genomic window:
- a CDS encoding FecR family protein, whose translation MNYEENRILYLLDRYQKNTATPQELAELDTWYQSFENSRNLTDGLSENESAQIRRKMFANIERDISQKITGISRVQKSNHYLYALCAAILPVFIFILVRSFHVEKVSGIQNDVQAGNNIARLVLSNGSVIDLQKARVGAIYTQPGLVINKDSAGLISYHTKGKPAQADSFINTLIVPAGGQFRVMLADGTKIWMNAMSRLTYPVMFKDKVRPVNLSGEAYFEVAKNKDKPFFVNTAKQSVRVLGTHFDVNAYANETVQKTTLLEGSVQVTTIDETAKTVIIKPGQQSELDDQFLKIRTVNPEDAVGWKNGIFVFNHTELHDLMRQFARWYNIEAVYQGDFKPRNFSGEIERGYTLVEALRVLELGSVHFRIEKPETGKGQKRLIIMQ comes from the coding sequence ATGAATTACGAAGAAAACAGGATCCTCTATCTGCTCGACCGATATCAAAAAAATACGGCCACTCCACAGGAACTGGCGGAACTGGATACCTGGTACCAGTCGTTCGAAAATTCACGCAACTTAACAGATGGCTTATCTGAAAATGAGTCAGCACAAATCCGTCGCAAAATGTTTGCAAACATTGAGCGCGATATCTCGCAAAAGATTACCGGGATTTCCCGGGTGCAGAAATCAAATCATTATTTGTACGCACTCTGCGCTGCGATCTTACCAGTTTTTATATTTATCCTGGTTAGATCATTTCATGTTGAAAAAGTAAGCGGCATTCAAAATGATGTTCAGGCTGGTAATAACATCGCCCGTCTAGTGTTGTCCAACGGATCTGTCATAGATCTCCAAAAAGCCAGGGTAGGGGCAATATACACTCAACCCGGTCTTGTCATCAACAAAGATTCAGCGGGGCTGATCTCTTATCATACCAAAGGCAAACCGGCGCAGGCCGATTCATTCATCAATACACTCATAGTACCGGCAGGTGGACAATTTCGTGTCATGCTCGCAGACGGTACTAAAATCTGGATGAACGCTATGTCCAGGTTGACCTACCCGGTTATGTTCAAAGACAAAGTGCGCCCTGTGAACCTTAGCGGCGAGGCTTACTTTGAGGTCGCCAAAAATAAAGACAAGCCTTTTTTTGTGAATACGGCCAAGCAAAGTGTCAGGGTACTTGGAACACATTTTGACGTAAACGCCTACGCTAATGAAACCGTTCAAAAAACCACCTTACTGGAGGGATCGGTTCAGGTCACCACCATCGATGAAACCGCTAAGACGGTCATCATCAAACCCGGGCAGCAGTCCGAACTTGATGACCAGTTTCTAAAAATCAGGACTGTTAATCCGGAGGATGCAGTGGGTTGGAAGAATGGCATTTTCGTTTTCAATCATACAGAACTTCATGACTTGATGCGCCAGTTCGCCAGATGGTATAACATTGAAGCCGTCTACCAGGGAGACTTTAAACCACGAAATTTTTCTGGTGAAATCGAAAGAGGCTACACGCTGGTGGAGGCCCTGAGGGTGCTGGAATTAGGGAGTGTGCATTTCAGGATAGAAAAGCCTGAAACCGGAAAAGGTCAGAAGCGGCTTATTATTATGCAATAA
- a CDS encoding gliding motility-associated C-terminal domain-containing protein, whose protein sequence is MISKLCYNLFIIFIWISGLFCISYAQAQIVIAPISNDVEITLDSTGNKVLAIGDLAHISGISGSATITMTPSSVSCAQIGLQQIDIRVQDGVNSAETSIMVKVKEQLKILYPVGLLKIPTYGNCVGLLPDFSRFAKVNTSCGDQVTVTQSLPPGTEVTLYLNDTIFVMLRAQDQHGNQDSVLVKALGDKTVPLPIISVSSTDTAICSGNTATFTKTITGLDYAYGNWQLNGNDIKNAYQQNITLSDLKDGDKISYIIPTSCSGNVSSNIINIKVYPDKIPDVKILSIDTVSCPGILLRYKPVLSVNIQGVTYKWILNGKITTITDSVFQSASLKNGDILTCKIFGSSPCLGPFAYDSNNYIVKINSVISPSIVISSVNSQVCTGSPISFDAVLNNALKPTLTWRINGSETGNHGKTFSAILKNGDKVDCILDSPQSCSPAVLSNQITATVAELPIISLPNSFSIAAGKNVIISPVITGNVSTYQWSPNSGLDNAYVKAPLASPDKTTVYTLTVVSLDGCAAVASVTVNVTSPLLVIPNTFTPNSDGVNDTWHIPGILFYPNCRITIYNRYGQSVFFSTGYYSDWNGTCKGSLLPVGTYYYVIELNPSDQSTTLTGSVTIIR, encoded by the coding sequence ATGATTTCCAAATTATGCTATAATCTATTTATCATTTTCATCTGGATAAGCGGTTTGTTCTGCATCAGCTATGCGCAAGCCCAAATTGTGATTGCGCCTATTTCAAATGATGTAGAAATAACGTTGGATTCTACCGGAAACAAAGTATTAGCAATTGGAGACTTAGCACACATTTCAGGAATAAGTGGCAGTGCAACGATCACAATGACTCCATCTTCAGTAAGTTGTGCTCAAATAGGGCTTCAACAAATTGATATTAGGGTTCAGGACGGTGTAAATTCGGCGGAAACTAGCATCATGGTAAAAGTTAAAGAGCAACTCAAAATACTTTATCCTGTTGGATTACTTAAAATTCCTACCTATGGAAATTGTGTAGGGCTTTTACCTGATTTTTCAAGATTTGCAAAAGTTAACACAAGTTGTGGCGATCAAGTAACTGTCACCCAATCATTACCCCCTGGAACTGAAGTGACCTTATATTTAAACGATACTATATTTGTGATGCTGCGAGCTCAAGATCAACATGGCAATCAGGACTCAGTATTAGTAAAGGCGTTAGGTGATAAAACGGTACCGTTACCAATCATTTCAGTAAGCAGCACGGATACCGCCATTTGTTCAGGCAACACGGCTACATTTACGAAAACAATAACGGGTTTAGATTACGCCTATGGAAACTGGCAACTGAACGGTAACGACATAAAAAATGCATATCAGCAAAATATAACACTTTCTGATTTAAAAGACGGGGATAAGATCAGTTACATTATTCCTACATCATGCTCGGGAAATGTAAGTTCTAATATTATCAATATTAAAGTATATCCAGATAAAATACCTGATGTTAAAATTTTAAGCATAGACACTGTTTCCTGTCCCGGAATTTTGCTTCGCTATAAACCGGTGTTATCTGTCAATATCCAGGGTGTAACGTATAAATGGATTTTAAACGGTAAAATTACTACGATTACAGATTCTGTTTTTCAAAGCGCGAGCCTGAAAAATGGCGATATATTAACTTGTAAAATTTTTGGTAGTTCTCCCTGCTTAGGACCATTTGCATACGATTCAAATAACTATATTGTAAAAATAAATTCTGTTATTTCTCCGTCTATCGTAATCAGTTCTGTTAACAGTCAGGTCTGTACAGGAAGTCCTATTAGTTTCGATGCAGTACTTAACAATGCGCTAAAGCCGACTTTAACCTGGAGAATTAACGGATCAGAAACGGGTAACCATGGTAAGACTTTTTCAGCCATTTTAAAAAATGGCGACAAGGTCGACTGTATTCTGGACAGTCCGCAGAGTTGCTCTCCCGCAGTTCTATCTAATCAAATTACGGCAACGGTAGCAGAATTACCCATCATAAGTCTCCCTAATTCGTTCAGCATAGCAGCAGGAAAAAATGTAATTATAAGCCCAGTAATAACCGGCAACGTTAGCACTTACCAATGGTCACCTAATAGTGGATTAGATAATGCATATGTTAAAGCTCCTTTAGCAAGTCCCGATAAAACAACAGTCTATACATTAACAGTAGTGTCTCTCGATGGCTGTGCAGCAGTAGCATCTGTGACAGTTAACGTTACCTCTCCGTTACTTGTGATACCCAATACCTTTACCCCCAATAGTGACGGTGTTAACGACACCTGGCATATACCAGGAATATTATTTTATCCGAATTGTAGAATCACGATATATAACAGATACGGCCAGTCAGTATTTTTCTCAACTGGTTATTATTCAGATTGGAACGGAACCTGTAAGGGATCATTATTGCCGGTAGGGACATACTATTATGTAATAGAATTAAACCCTTCTGACCAATCCACTACTTTAACAGGTTCCGTAACAATTATCAGGTAA
- a CDS encoding outer membrane beta-barrel protein, with protein sequence MYRLTYLFIFFFSIVKTYAQTSIGFEGGSSLNKFHTILPDNARIRPNVGVLLGIPLEVKLNQHLYLLTEPEFAVKSYTLDKTGQFSGLYESFNNNYIQVPIKLGYRIGSKLKCLMEGGFYGGYWVTADIKGVIPDIYDLGSDNSLTRYDGKIALNTRNINRFQFGIISAIGCTYPIYSGFNIFFKTLLSRDLTNQVKSDAAGKNLSVNETIYFTSGIIKSFSFQKQFHEK encoded by the coding sequence ATGTATAGACTTACATATTTATTTATATTTTTTTTCAGCATAGTCAAAACCTATGCGCAAACATCTATTGGTTTTGAAGGGGGTAGTTCATTGAATAAATTCCATACTATTTTGCCGGATAATGCCCGGATAAGGCCAAATGTGGGTGTCTTACTTGGCATTCCTCTTGAAGTTAAGCTCAACCAACATTTGTATTTACTAACGGAACCCGAGTTCGCCGTTAAAAGCTATACACTTGATAAAACCGGCCAGTTTAGCGGTTTATACGAATCGTTTAACAACAATTATATACAAGTACCCATTAAACTTGGGTACAGGATTGGTTCTAAGCTTAAATGTTTAATGGAGGGTGGATTTTATGGCGGTTACTGGGTGACTGCTGATATAAAAGGGGTAATACCTGACATTTATGATTTGGGATCTGATAACTCACTAACCCGGTACGACGGGAAAATCGCGTTGAATACCCGGAATATAAATCGTTTTCAGTTCGGAATTATCAGTGCAATTGGATGCACTTATCCGATATATTCTGGGTTTAATATCTTTTTTAAGACTCTGCTTTCCAGGGATTTAACAAATCAGGTAAAATCGGACGCGGCCGGTAAAAATCTGTCCGTCAATGAAACGATATATTTCACATCTGGAATCATCAAATCATTTTCTTTTCAAAAGCAATTTCATGAAAAATAA
- a CDS encoding TonB-dependent receptor, with protein MKLIFILVTIACLQVSAKSYGQLVSISARNKPLTDMFKQIQKETGYRFFWEDKDVSEINLSVNIKNATLDAALGQLFEGLPLTYIISKRSIVIQKKEVTLLDRIKSALSTVDLHVTVKDEKGQSVLGVTIGIKGVNYEKGTITDQNGESKIERVPEGSYNIVATSVGFSRFEKTISINSENQNLSIVLNTLSASLSEVVIVGYGTQQKATLTSSVETVSSKQIENRAVPSVLNILQGEAAGLNIQQTDGNPGYGSTQVDIRGNSTLSNNPVLYIVDGMAVNGIDYLNPNDIESISVLKDASATAIYGARASGGVLLVTTKKGKLNSKSIIQYSSMFGFQRPARLPKFVDAPQFVDLYNQAQLNDNPGAQVKFTPDLVQKYKSGAIPSTNWLPYILDNQAMQNQQNLSIAGGSNNTDYYVSGGYLDQGGLIKNVDYKRYSARANVNVQVNKRLKLGINSVLTKEDKEQPAYGIGNALQWSYIVPVTEYPYTAAGHDRSYRGGSQPNDIMTKGGVQNETLNTINTNFLAEFKILNNLILNGTYGYNYTNSFTSAFNNKYPLYNDDEQIVVYNNDPNSAVKTNYSDVHPTSLITLNYNTTIHQHKIKALLGFSQEYERLDYNSIIRYGFLNNDLDQINAGSSDPTLTNATGFAKEYGLRSFFGRINYAYNGKYLLEANARYDGTSIFTNKKYGFFPSVSLGWVASEESFLKSSNVINFLKFRGSIGQVGNQNAGSQNFQDFSDQTASGLYPGSNTIGQDKYVLNKAASTTTYYNNSPNPNLTWEVKTTVNLGLDITLLKHLDVNVDLFRDRTTGILRSPSVATTFGIDAPEQNVGKLQNQGFEINVAYKNNIGKLSYHAAINFSDARNKILDLGTGPSYGDNPLIVGQSRWVWYGLQAEGLFQSQADINSHATQDPRNIPGDIKFKDVNGDGKITPDDRVLLGQATPHYRYGINLGASYHNFDVSILMQGVMSNLLRVSGGAQVPFFFNGDGNILQSQLDYWSPANPNARYPVLRTDQSINNAQFNSWWLFKAAYMRFKNAQLGYTFSNSLVKSLGISAARFFVAGDNLFLITSKNFPKSLDPEIANYGDGSNYPQVRNLSVGLNVTF; from the coding sequence ATGAAACTTATTTTCATCCTGGTAACCATCGCTTGCCTTCAGGTTTCCGCTAAAAGTTACGGGCAACTTGTTTCCATTAGCGCCAGGAATAAGCCTTTAACAGATATGTTTAAGCAAATTCAAAAAGAAACCGGGTATCGTTTCTTTTGGGAAGACAAAGATGTGTCAGAGATAAATTTGTCAGTCAATATTAAAAATGCGACACTGGACGCGGCATTAGGGCAACTTTTTGAGGGTCTGCCTCTTACTTACATTATTTCGAAAAGAAGTATCGTGATCCAAAAAAAGGAAGTGACGCTTTTAGATCGTATCAAATCTGCCTTATCCACCGTAGACCTTCATGTTACGGTTAAAGATGAGAAGGGACAATCTGTACTTGGTGTGACAATAGGCATTAAAGGAGTTAATTATGAGAAGGGCACTATTACAGATCAAAATGGAGAAAGTAAAATTGAACGTGTGCCTGAAGGTAGTTACAACATCGTAGCTACCAGCGTTGGTTTTTCCCGTTTCGAAAAAACAATCAGCATAAATTCAGAAAATCAAAACCTTTCTATTGTGCTAAACACGCTTTCTGCAAGCCTGAGTGAAGTAGTCATTGTAGGTTATGGCACGCAACAAAAGGCAACCCTCACCAGCTCAGTGGAAACAGTTTCTTCAAAGCAAATCGAAAACAGGGCAGTTCCTTCCGTGCTAAACATATTACAGGGTGAAGCTGCAGGTCTTAATATTCAGCAGACCGACGGCAACCCAGGCTATGGATCAACCCAAGTTGATATAAGAGGTAATAGTACGTTATCCAATAATCCCGTACTGTACATCGTAGATGGTATGGCTGTTAATGGGATCGACTACCTGAACCCGAATGATATTGAATCCATAAGTGTTTTGAAGGATGCCTCGGCAACGGCTATTTATGGTGCAAGGGCATCAGGTGGGGTATTGCTGGTAACCACTAAAAAAGGTAAACTGAATAGTAAATCCATTATACAGTATAGCAGCATGTTCGGATTTCAACGTCCTGCAAGGCTGCCTAAATTTGTTGACGCACCTCAGTTTGTCGACCTCTATAACCAGGCGCAGCTAAATGATAATCCAGGCGCACAAGTTAAGTTTACTCCGGACCTTGTTCAGAAGTACAAATCTGGCGCTATACCCAGCACAAACTGGCTTCCTTATATACTGGATAACCAAGCTATGCAAAACCAACAAAACCTTAGCATAGCAGGTGGATCAAACAACACTGATTATTATGTGTCAGGCGGTTATTTGGACCAGGGTGGTTTGATCAAAAATGTGGATTACAAACGTTATAGTGCCCGCGCGAATGTAAATGTGCAGGTTAACAAGCGACTTAAACTCGGAATTAATTCGGTGCTCACAAAAGAAGATAAAGAGCAGCCTGCGTATGGGATAGGTAATGCGTTACAATGGTCTTATATTGTACCGGTAACTGAGTATCCATATACTGCAGCGGGGCATGACCGTAGCTATCGCGGCGGTTCGCAGCCCAACGATATAATGACCAAGGGAGGCGTACAAAATGAAACCCTGAATACGATTAACACTAATTTCCTGGCTGAATTTAAGATATTAAATAATTTAATACTAAATGGAACTTATGGCTATAACTACACTAACAGCTTTACTTCGGCCTTCAATAATAAATATCCGTTGTATAATGACGACGAGCAGATCGTGGTCTACAACAACGATCCGAACTCGGCCGTTAAGACCAATTATTCAGACGTACATCCAACCAGCCTGATTACCCTGAATTACAATACGACAATTCATCAGCATAAGATTAAAGCACTATTAGGATTTTCACAGGAATACGAAAGGCTCGATTATAACAGCATTATTAGGTACGGGTTTTTAAACAATGACCTCGATCAGATCAATGCGGGTTCCAGCGACCCTACGCTTACTAACGCGACGGGATTTGCCAAAGAATATGGCTTACGATCATTTTTTGGACGTATCAATTATGCTTATAATGGCAAATACCTGTTAGAAGCAAATGCCAGGTATGATGGCACGTCAATTTTTACCAATAAAAAATACGGGTTTTTCCCATCGGTCTCGTTAGGGTGGGTGGCGTCAGAAGAATCATTTTTGAAATCATCTAATGTAATCAACTTTTTAAAATTCAGGGGCTCAATAGGGCAGGTGGGTAACCAGAACGCCGGTAGCCAAAATTTTCAGGATTTCAGCGATCAGACTGCGTCAGGGCTTTATCCCGGGTCCAATACTATTGGTCAGGACAAATATGTCCTTAATAAGGCTGCTTCTACAACTACCTATTATAATAATTCGCCAAATCCAAATCTGACTTGGGAAGTAAAAACGACAGTTAACCTTGGCTTGGATATTACGCTCCTAAAACATCTGGATGTTAATGTTGACTTATTCCGAGACAGAACTACAGGCATTTTGCGTTCACCCAGTGTAGCCACTACATTTGGTATAGACGCGCCGGAACAAAACGTGGGCAAACTGCAGAACCAGGGTTTTGAGATCAATGTTGCTTATAAGAACAATATTGGTAAGCTATCTTACCATGCTGCGATTAACTTTTCTGACGCCAGAAACAAAATTCTCGATCTTGGTACAGGACCGAGCTATGGCGATAACCCGCTTATCGTAGGGCAATCCAGATGGGTTTGGTACGGTTTGCAGGCCGAAGGCTTGTTCCAGTCCCAGGCTGATATTAATAGCCATGCAACACAGGATCCCAGAAATATTCCCGGTGATATTAAATTTAAGGACGTAAACGGTGACGGCAAAATCACGCCTGATGACCGCGTCTTATTAGGACAGGCAACGCCGCATTATCGCTATGGTATTAATTTGGGAGCATCTTACCACAATTTTGATGTCTCAATTTTAATGCAAGGCGTGATGAGCAATTTACTACGGGTTTCAGGGGGAGCGCAGGTGCCATTCTTCTTTAACGGCGACGGCAATATCCTGCAGTCACAACTCGACTACTGGTCGCCTGCAAATCCGAATGCCAGATATCCGGTGCTACGAACGGATCAGTCAATTAACAATGCCCAGTTTAACAGCTGGTGGTTATTCAAAGCCGCTTATATGCGTTTCAAAAATGCGCAGCTTGGTTATACCTTTTCCAATTCTCTTGTTAAGTCACTTGGAATCAGCGCAGCGAGATTTTTTGTTGCCGGAGATAACCTTTTCCTGATCACCAGCAAGAATTTCCCTAAAAGCCTTGACCCGGAAATTGCCAACTACGGCGATGGATCCAACTACCCGCAGGTTCGTAACCTTAGTGTAGGCTTAAATGTCACTTTTTAA
- a CDS encoding RNA polymerase sigma factor: MRKYQLPIFTDKKLLSLLRIRDDYDAFTEIYSRYWEVLLNTAYQRLKSREAAEEIVQEVFVTLFIKRKEVEITTSLEAWLKTALKYKVFNIYRSQQVHLLHLSKIIRQNEISPLMPDEVVNLKEIKLRIKIAVDKLPDKCRQVFLLSRFEHLSQQEIAELMGISLSTVKKHLTKAIAALRSEFNEDHWETFVLFIILAVPFLK; encoded by the coding sequence ATGCGTAAATATCAGCTCCCTATTTTTACTGATAAAAAATTGCTTTCCCTTCTCAGAATTCGGGATGATTACGATGCGTTCACCGAAATTTATTCCAGATACTGGGAGGTCTTATTAAATACGGCTTACCAGCGACTGAAGTCCCGGGAAGCCGCGGAGGAAATTGTTCAGGAAGTTTTTGTGACCCTGTTTATCAAAAGGAAGGAAGTAGAAATAACCACAAGCCTCGAAGCATGGCTGAAAACGGCGTTGAAATATAAAGTTTTTAACATCTACCGTTCTCAACAGGTTCACCTCCTTCATCTCAGCAAGATCATCCGGCAAAATGAAATCTCACCCCTGATGCCGGATGAAGTAGTTAATCTTAAAGAAATTAAACTCAGGATCAAGATCGCTGTCGACAAGCTTCCGGATAAATGCAGGCAGGTGTTTTTGCTAAGCCGTTTCGAACACTTAAGTCAGCAGGAGATCGCCGAACTTATGGGCATTTCATTAAGTACGGTAAAAAAACACCTGACCAAAGCTATAGCGGCTTTAAGGTCAGAGTTCAATGAGGATCATTGGGAAACTTTTGTGCTTTTTATTATTCTGGCAGTTCCTTTTCTAAAGTAA
- a CDS encoding GAF domain-containing sensor histidine kinase encodes MRRRDRVAGNPVVTEANVTFYACVPLINEDGLALGTLGVLDQKSHEFSAEQADALKALAKQVVDKIELRRKVSTLQQTNQELISANVLIQKFASMAAHDIKNPLSSIKLTSQALRMRPEIREHESCLRLVNLNITATDNLLVLVDEMMAYSKNPTLLLEKKRDFDLNTLINKVLGLLVVPDDVKLIGPESRYTIHYCIIAFEQILMNLISNAIRYNYKTECIITIDFPKTTGIIWR; translated from the coding sequence TTGCGCAGGAGAGACAGGGTTGCCGGGAATCCGGTGGTAACTGAAGCCAATGTGACTTTTTATGCATGCGTTCCACTAATCAATGAAGACGGATTGGCATTAGGTACGCTAGGTGTCCTTGACCAAAAATCGCATGAGTTTAGCGCCGAACAGGCTGATGCACTGAAAGCGCTGGCTAAGCAGGTGGTTGACAAGATAGAACTGCGCCGTAAGGTGTCAACATTGCAGCAAACAAATCAGGAACTGATCAGTGCAAATGTGCTGATCCAGAAGTTTGCTTCTATGGCAGCGCACGACATTAAAAACCCGCTCAGCAGTATCAAACTCACTTCACAGGCTTTACGCATGCGACCGGAGATCCGCGAACATGAAAGTTGTTTACGACTGGTCAATTTAAATATTACCGCCACCGATAACCTCCTGGTGCTCGTTGACGAAATGATGGCTTATTCTAAAAACCCAACTTTATTGCTCGAAAAAAAGCGGGACTTTGATCTGAATACATTAATAAATAAGGTGCTGGGGCTTTTGGTGGTTCCTGACGATGTGAAACTTATAGGTCCAGAAAGCAGGTATACGATTCATTATTGCATAATTGCCTTTGAACAGATTCTGATGAACTTAATCAGCAATGCCATCCGGTACAATTACAAAACGGAGTGCATCATAACAATAGATTTTCCGAAGACGACGGGTATTATCTGGAGATAG
- a CDS encoding S41 family peptidase has product MKNKMLITFLIILLASCKKNKEDAAGPATDFEQIFESYWSQMNTKYMYWDIDTTNWDNTYVKYKPLFKALDISKDADIIKSQEYFAEMSASLIDSHFVLHFDSPLISQSDFYPALVRKSKRSDFHSPFPYLKIDSSYFDAGYLTGTYITSDSLRMTTACAFIHKNILYFNCDRFGLEEAYLSKGNRAKSCIDFFFDQLTNHSESVSKVIIDVRNNPGGNIEDLNFLIGHLISKPLKLGYTRYKTGLSKLGYTPWNEAIIQPSSNINKLSIPIIVLGDSFTISLAEAIVMAIHELPDGHFIGEQTWGATGPVASGYLYYGGPFAVSNFMNVTESSAEFKYVDGKIYEGIGFKPDFVVPFDLTKLELHHDTILEQAIFL; this is encoded by the coding sequence ATGAAAAATAAGATGCTTATTACTTTCCTAATAATACTTTTAGCATCCTGCAAAAAAAACAAAGAGGATGCTGCAGGTCCTGCAACTGATTTTGAGCAAATTTTTGAAAGCTATTGGAGCCAGATGAATACAAAATATATGTACTGGGATATTGATACGACCAATTGGGACAATACATATGTCAAATATAAGCCGCTGTTCAAAGCATTAGATATTAGCAAAGATGCTGACATTATAAAATCACAGGAGTATTTTGCTGAAATGTCAGCCTCGCTGATAGATTCACATTTTGTTCTTCATTTTGACTCGCCATTAATTTCTCAATCGGATTTTTATCCAGCCCTTGTGCGAAAATCCAAGCGGTCAGACTTTCATAGTCCATTTCCTTACTTGAAAATTGATAGTAGTTACTTTGACGCAGGTTATCTAACAGGCACATACATTACATCCGATTCTTTACGAATGACTACGGCCTGCGCATTTATTCATAAAAATATACTTTACTTTAATTGCGACCGATTTGGGTTGGAAGAAGCCTATTTATCGAAAGGTAATCGTGCAAAATCATGTATAGATTTCTTTTTCGATCAATTGACTAACCATTCCGAGTCAGTAAGCAAGGTCATAATTGATGTCAGAAACAATCCTGGCGGTAATATTGAGGATCTGAATTTCTTGATCGGGCATTTGATATCTAAGCCATTAAAATTAGGATATACCCGATATAAGACTGGTTTGAGTAAACTTGGTTATACACCTTGGAATGAAGCAATTATTCAACCTTCGTCCAATATAAACAAATTGTCAATCCCTATAATAGTTTTAGGAGATAGTTTTACAATTTCTTTGGCTGAAGCTATTGTAATGGCTATTCATGAGCTGCCTGATGGGCATTTTATAGGAGAACAAACATGGGGAGCTACGGGACCGGTTGCGTCGGGCTATTTATATTACGGTGGGCCGTTCGCCGTATCGAATTTTATGAATGTTACTGAATCCTCGGCTGAGTTTAAATATGTTGACGGAAAAATATATGAAGGCATTGGTTTCAAACCAGACTTTGTCGTCCCATTCGACCTTACAAAACTTGAATTGCATCACGATACTATTCTCGAGCAGGCGATATTTCTATAG